A region from the Syntrophorhabdaceae bacterium genome encodes:
- a CDS encoding ATP-binding protein produces MSQAKNFKEEFAKFCESPDRTKLRELLKQNTGEYAHIDFKERWPEIPETAKHVLGFANSGAGVLVIGISEEQNGSHIPKGIDAFEDKTNIKSKLQKYLPAELEYDIYNFEYDNEAEWGPIKNKQFQVLLVEDTPQYLPFLSLNSSGNTLHRNRVYYRGKTNTEEATHEELKKIINRRLDTNISTTAENQFKEHFDQLKILYLFIDKYIVKAPFWMQNLQTIAQMGSKKERNPRYPTVDFEDFVLRMIERKKEVIESMIGRG; encoded by the coding sequence ATGAGCCAAGCAAAAAACTTCAAAGAGGAATTTGCGAAGTTCTGCGAAAGTCCAGATAGGACTAAACTCAGAGAATTATTGAAGCAGAATACAGGGGAGTATGCACACATAGATTTTAAAGAAAGATGGCCAGAAATACCTGAAACAGCCAAACATGTTTTAGGGTTTGCGAATTCCGGAGCAGGGGTTTTGGTAATTGGCATATCAGAGGAACAAAATGGCTCTCATATCCCCAAAGGTATTGATGCCTTTGAAGATAAAACGAATATCAAGTCAAAACTGCAAAAATACTTACCAGCAGAATTGGAATACGATATTTACAACTTTGAATATGACAATGAAGCTGAATGGGGACCTATCAAGAACAAGCAATTTCAAGTCTTGTTAGTAGAAGACACGCCCCAATATCTACCCTTTCTCTCGTTGAACTCGTCTGGCAATACATTACATAGGAATAGAGTTTATTACAGAGGGAAGACTAACACAGAAGAAGCAACGCATGAAGAGCTAAAAAAAATCATCAATAGAAGATTGGACACCAACATTAGTACAACTGCGGAGAATCAATTTAAAGAACATTTTGATCAGCTCAAAATTCTCTATCTATTTATTGATAAATACATTGTAAAAGCACCTTTTTGGATGCAAAATTTACAAACAATTGCTCAAATGGGTTCTAAAAAAGAAAGAAATCCCAGATATCCAACAGTGGACTTTGAGGATTTTGTTCTTAGAATGATTGAACGGAAAAAAGAGGTCATAGAGAGCATGATTGGGCGAGGATAA
- a CDS encoding class I SAM-dependent DNA methyltransferase produces MPKTNNNGANLGFEQKLWQTADKLRNNMDAAEYKHVVLGLIFLKYISDAFLEIYNELKNDPEELSDPEDRDEYKMRNVFWVPKAARWEYLQKNAKKPEIGKLVDDAMDAIEKDNPSLKGVLTKNYARPALDKQRLGELIDLIGTIGLGDSESRSKDILGRVYEYFLGQFADAEGKKGGQFYTPRSIVNLLVEMLEPYKGRIFDPCCGSGGMFVQSEKFVKAHGGKIGDIAIYGQESNQTTWRLCKMNLAIRGIDSDIQWNNEGSFLNDAHKDLRANFILANPPFNDSDWKGDLLRGDARWRFGAPPVGNANFAWVQHFIYHLAPTGIAGFVLANGSMSSNTSGEGDIRKNIVEADIVDCMVALPSQLFYNTMIPACLWFVARDKKNNKFKDRRGKVLFIDARKMGVMVDRRHRELTEEDIQKIASTYHAWRGEGGKYQDVKGFCKSAKLDEIQKHDYILTPGRYVGAEDVEEDDESFDEKMKKLTTELAEQMEKGQKLDKEIRKNLAGIGYEV; encoded by the coding sequence ATGCCTAAAACTAACAATAACGGGGCGAATCTCGGGTTTGAGCAAAAGCTTTGGCAGACAGCGGATAAATTAAGAAACAACATGGACGCTGCCGAGTACAAGCATGTTGTGCTCGGTTTGATTTTTTTAAAGTATATCTCTGATGCTTTCCTGGAAATATACAACGAACTGAAAAACGACCCGGAAGAGCTGTCTGATCCTGAAGATAGGGACGAATATAAGATGCGTAATGTCTTCTGGGTCCCCAAAGCTGCACGATGGGAATATCTCCAGAAGAACGCAAAAAAGCCGGAGATCGGAAAGCTCGTCGATGACGCGATGGATGCAATCGAGAAAGACAACCCTTCCCTCAAGGGCGTTCTCACAAAGAATTATGCAAGGCCCGCGCTCGACAAGCAAAGGCTCGGAGAGTTGATAGACCTCATAGGCACAATCGGCCTTGGCGATTCCGAAAGCAGAAGCAAGGACATATTGGGAAGGGTTTATGAGTATTTTCTTGGCCAGTTTGCGGATGCAGAAGGCAAGAAAGGCGGCCAATTCTACACGCCGCGAAGCATAGTCAATCTGTTGGTTGAAATGCTGGAGCCTTACAAGGGCCGTATCTTTGACCCTTGCTGCGGCTCAGGCGGCATGTTTGTCCAGAGCGAGAAGTTTGTTAAGGCCCACGGCGGAAAGATAGGCGACATTGCGATTTACGGCCAGGAATCGAACCAGACCACCTGGCGATTGTGCAAAATGAATCTGGCAATCAGGGGCATTGACTCAGACATACAATGGAACAACGAGGGAAGCTTTCTCAACGATGCCCACAAGGATCTCAGAGCAAATTTCATTCTGGCTAATCCGCCTTTCAATGATTCTGACTGGAAAGGCGACCTCCTGAGAGGCGATGCACGATGGAGATTCGGGGCTCCGCCTGTGGGCAACGCGAACTTCGCCTGGGTCCAGCACTTTATCTATCACTTAGCGCCAACAGGGATCGCAGGATTCGTTTTAGCGAACGGCTCCATGTCTTCCAACACATCAGGCGAAGGCGATATCAGAAAGAACATTGTCGAAGCTGACATTGTTGACTGCATGGTAGCCCTGCCCAGCCAGCTATTTTACAATACGATGATTCCAGCCTGCTTGTGGTTTGTCGCAAGAGATAAGAAAAACAACAAATTCAAAGACAGAAGAGGAAAAGTGCTTTTCATCGATGCCCGAAAAATGGGCGTCATGGTTGACCGCAGACACCGGGAATTAACAGAAGAAGATATACAAAAAATCGCCTCAACCTATCATGCGTGGAGAGGCGAGGGCGGAAAATATCAGGACGTAAAGGGCTTCTGCAAATCAGCCAAGCTCGATGAGATACAAAAGCATGATTACATATTAACGCCTGGCCGCTATGTCGGCGCTGAGGATGTTGAAGAAGACGATGAATCCTTTGATGAGAAAATGAAAAAGCTGACAACGGAGCTGGCCGAGCAGATGGAAAAGGGCCAAAAGCTGGACAAGGAGATAAGGAAGAATTTGGCAGGGATTGGGTATGAGGTGTGA
- a CDS encoding restriction endonuclease subunit S, whose product MKQNHKFKETEIGMIPEDWEVKPAEGFCERVTDGTHATPEKRDEGNYLITSRHLKEGHLDFDNAYFISTSDFNEINKRSRVDQWDIIFSMIGTVGEVYLEKSNKIEYAIKNVGLFKSGNELYGKWLFFFLKSRLANEYIRKNRSGTTQEYITLGSLRKFPIAYPRNTTEMQEIVSHLDSLQNKIELNQQMSATLEKIGQAIFKHWFIDFEFPDEKGRPYKSSGGEMVDSELGEIPKGWEVGCLRDICDITMGQSPPGQYYNERGEGLPFYQGVVDFGFRFPARRVYCTQANRFAKKDDVLLSVRAPVGRLNVAVEKCSIGRGVAALRLKEEHSGLLYYLLCATQSGWDKFEAEGTVFGSANKSDVNQFKIVIPPEPLRVLFVSLINPIDEAIKNNDRQLRVLSQTRDSLLPRLMSGKIRVNAEASQ is encoded by the coding sequence ATGAAGCAAAACCATAAATTCAAAGAAACCGAAATCGGGATGATTCCTGAGGATTGGGAAGTAAAGCCAGCAGAAGGTTTTTGTGAAAGGGTGACTGACGGAACACATGCAACCCCTGAGAAGCGTGACGAAGGGAATTATCTAATTACTTCACGGCACTTAAAAGAAGGTCATCTTGACTTTGACAACGCCTATTTCATTAGTACCTCTGATTTCAATGAAATAAACAAGAGGAGTAGGGTAGATCAGTGGGATATAATATTCAGCATGATTGGAACAGTAGGCGAAGTGTATTTGGAAAAGTCAAATAAAATAGAGTACGCAATAAAGAACGTTGGATTATTTAAATCAGGAAATGAACTCTATGGGAAGTGGCTATTTTTCTTTCTGAAGTCAAGACTCGCTAATGAATATATCAGAAAGAATCGATCTGGAACCACACAAGAATATATTACCTTGGGTTCTTTGAGAAAGTTTCCGATTGCTTATCCAAGGAACACGACTGAAATGCAAGAAATCGTGTCGCATCTGGATTCCCTGCAAAATAAAATCGAACTCAACCAGCAGATGAGCGCGACCTTGGAAAAAATAGGCCAGGCAATATTCAAACACTGGTTCATTGACTTTGAGTTTCCGGATGAGAAAGGCAGGCCTTACAAGTCCAGCGGCGGCGAGATGGTGGATTCTGAGTTGGGAGAGATTCCGAAGGGGTGGGAAGTAGGATGTCTTAGAGATATTTGCGATATCACAATGGGCCAATCTCCTCCTGGACAATATTATAATGAACGAGGTGAAGGATTACCATTTTACCAAGGCGTTGTTGATTTCGGATTTCGATTTCCTGCCAGAAGGGTTTATTGTACGCAAGCTAATAGATTCGCCAAAAAGGATGATGTTTTGCTGAGCGTTCGTGCACCTGTTGGACGCCTGAATGTTGCCGTTGAAAAATGCTCAATTGGGCGTGGAGTAGCCGCATTGCGTTTAAAGGAAGAACATAGCGGCTTACTTTATTATTTGCTTTGTGCTACTCAGTCAGGATGGGATAAATTCGAGGCAGAGGGAACAGTTTTTGGTTCCGCAAATAAATCTGACGTAAACCAATTTAAAATAGTAATTCCGCCAGAGCCGTTGCGAGTGCTCTTTGTATCTTTGATCAATCCAATTGATGAAGCTATAAAGAACAACGATAGGCAATTGCGGGTCTTGTCGCAAACCCGCGAT